A single genomic interval of Streptomyces sp. NBC_00663 harbors:
- a CDS encoding L-rhamnose mutarotase, whose amino-acid sequence MQRVCFLLKVRQDKLDEYRERHAAVWPEMLDALSATGWHNYSLFLREDGLLVGYLETEDFAAAQAGMEAAEVNARWQKEMAPFFESLDGARPDEAMKPLTEVFHLA is encoded by the coding sequence ATGCAGCGCGTCTGTTTCTTGCTCAAGGTCCGTCAGGACAAGCTCGACGAGTACCGCGAACGACACGCCGCCGTGTGGCCCGAGATGCTCGACGCGCTCTCGGCCACCGGCTGGCACAACTACTCGCTCTTCCTCAGAGAAGACGGCCTGCTGGTCGGCTACTTGGAGACCGAGGACTTCGCCGCCGCCCAGGCCGGCATGGAGGCCGCCGAGGTCAACGCCCGCTGGCAGAAAGAGATGGCGCCGTTCTTCGAGTCGCTGGACGGCGCCCGGCCCGACGAGGCCATGAAACCGCTCACCGAAGTGTTCCACCTCGCCTGA
- a CDS encoding BNR repeat-containing protein: MRRRTLLAGAIVTAMSTSALTGGTARAADPGPSVTRTGSTTLDSSAVFFVSYDGLVNNNSFQKNGLLTYKGYQYAVWYTADKNAVVGRRVLGGSTWSTVQVGHTLKASDSHNVISMGVSKVDGRLHLNMDSHSDGFTYVKSVAGLMDNPSGLSWTAARFGAPQSTLDGLALTSQFTYPQFISTPDGKLQLSYRVAISGNGRNALAEYDGSTWTNLGEWSSSTGTYTSEHGSSTARNMYLHGIDYDKNGRLHSFFTWREQNGAVMCNSGGITNHDTGYVYSDDRGRTWRNNAGTVVGTTGGSDKVAVTDSGLVIDSLNPDHSLMNQESQFTDSSGLPHAIISYVPGRFGQCTTNYVTDRTANGRAFHVRKNSSGTWQKTEIPVPLGSSQRTKLILDKYDNAYAIFPFGRIAGASKASGYTDWTLLYDGSGLNAFGEVVIDETRIAQDNVLSVMYQEKSSGTTPSALHVVDFALPA; this comes from the coding sequence ATGAGAAGACGTACGCTGCTGGCCGGTGCCATCGTGACCGCCATGTCCACCTCCGCGCTCACCGGCGGCACCGCCCGCGCCGCCGACCCCGGCCCCTCGGTCACCAGGACCGGCAGCACGACGCTCGACAGCTCGGCTGTCTTCTTCGTGTCCTACGACGGCCTGGTCAACAACAACTCGTTCCAGAAGAACGGGCTGCTGACCTACAAGGGCTACCAGTACGCCGTCTGGTACACGGCCGACAAGAACGCCGTCGTCGGGCGCCGCGTCCTCGGCGGCAGCACCTGGTCGACGGTCCAGGTCGGTCACACCCTCAAGGCCAGCGACTCGCACAACGTCATCTCCATGGGCGTCTCCAAGGTCGACGGCCGGCTCCACCTCAACATGGACTCGCACAGCGACGGCTTCACCTACGTCAAGTCCGTCGCCGGCCTCATGGACAACCCGTCCGGCCTGAGCTGGACCGCCGCCCGCTTCGGCGCCCCCCAGTCCACGCTCGACGGTCTCGCCCTCACCTCGCAGTTCACCTATCCCCAGTTCATCTCCACCCCCGACGGCAAGCTCCAGCTCAGCTACCGGGTCGCGATCTCCGGCAACGGCCGCAACGCGCTGGCGGAGTACGACGGTTCGACCTGGACCAACCTCGGGGAGTGGTCCAGCTCCACCGGCACCTACACCAGCGAGCACGGCTCCTCGACGGCCCGCAACATGTACCTGCACGGCATCGACTACGACAAGAACGGCCGACTGCACTCGTTCTTCACCTGGCGCGAGCAGAACGGCGCCGTGATGTGCAACAGCGGTGGCATCACCAACCACGACACCGGCTACGTCTACTCCGACGACCGCGGCCGTACCTGGCGCAACAACGCGGGCACGGTCGTCGGCACGACGGGAGGCTCCGACAAGGTCGCCGTCACTGACAGCGGCCTGGTGATCGACTCGCTCAACCCCGATCACTCCCTGATGAACCAGGAGAGCCAGTTCACCGACTCCAGTGGTCTGCCGCACGCGATCATCAGTTACGTACCCGGCCGCTTCGGCCAGTGCACCACCAACTACGTGACCGACCGCACCGCCAACGGCCGCGCCTTCCACGTCCGCAAGAACTCCTCCGGCACCTGGCAGAAGACGGAGATCCCGGTCCCGCTGGGCTCCAGCCAGCGCACCAAGCTGATCCTGGACAAGTACGACAACGCCTACGCGATCTTCCCGTTCGGCCGGATCGCCGGCGCCTCCAAGGCTTCCGGCTACACCGACTGGACGCTCCTGTACGACGGCAGTGGCCTCAACGCCTTCGGCGAGGTCGTGATCGACGAGACGCGCATCGCCCAGGACAACGTCCTGTCGGTGATGTACCAGGAGAAGTCCAGCGGTACGACACCGTCGGCGCTCCACGTCGTCGACTTCGCGCTGCCCGCCTGA
- a CDS encoding LacI family DNA-binding transcriptional regulator, protein MSQSVGIKDVARAAGVSVGTVSNVINRPDSVATETRARVLSAIDRLGYVRSESARQLRAGRSRIMGLLVLDMGNPFFVDVARGAERAARDAGLGVMVCNSAESAGEEAEYLSLFAEQRVRGVLLTPADATGRNIQGFRRHGIPFVLVDRVAEGTTECSVSVDDVAGGALAVRHLIDAGHRSIAYVSGPPGFNQVRDRRTGALNAIAEAGLAPNVLRELPTERLDVAAGRDAGARLLGLADRPTAVFCANDLLALGVLQAMYAAGINVPDDLAIVGYDDIEFAAAAAVPLTSVRQPAVTMGALAAELLLEETETEPGPRRHEHRRVVLQPELVVRRSSLSAR, encoded by the coding sequence ATGTCGCAGTCGGTGGGTATCAAGGACGTCGCCCGCGCCGCCGGAGTGTCGGTGGGCACGGTCTCCAACGTCATCAACCGCCCGGACTCGGTGGCGACCGAGACACGCGCGCGTGTGCTCTCCGCGATCGACCGGCTCGGCTACGTCCGCAGCGAGTCCGCCCGCCAGCTGCGCGCCGGACGCAGCCGGATCATGGGGCTGCTCGTCCTCGACATGGGCAACCCCTTCTTCGTGGACGTCGCGCGCGGTGCCGAGCGGGCGGCGCGGGACGCCGGGCTCGGCGTGATGGTCTGCAACAGCGCGGAGAGCGCCGGTGAGGAGGCCGAGTACCTCTCGCTCTTCGCCGAGCAGCGGGTCCGCGGTGTGCTGCTGACCCCCGCCGACGCGACCGGCCGCAACATCCAGGGCTTCCGGCGCCACGGCATCCCCTTCGTCCTCGTCGACCGCGTCGCCGAGGGCACCACGGAGTGCTCGGTCTCCGTCGACGACGTCGCGGGCGGCGCCCTCGCCGTCCGGCACCTCATCGACGCCGGACACCGCTCCATCGCGTACGTCAGCGGCCCGCCCGGCTTCAACCAGGTCCGCGACCGTCGCACCGGCGCCCTCAACGCGATCGCCGAGGCGGGCCTCGCCCCGAACGTGCTGCGCGAACTGCCCACCGAACGTCTCGACGTCGCCGCGGGCCGCGACGCCGGCGCCCGTCTCCTCGGCCTCGCCGACCGGCCCACCGCCGTCTTCTGCGCCAACGACCTGCTCGCCCTCGGCGTCCTCCAGGCCATGTACGCGGCCGGGATAAACGTCCCCGACGACCTCGCCATCGTCGGCTACGACGACATCGAGTTCGCCGCCGCCGCGGCCGTCCCGCTCACCTCGGTCCGCCAGCCCGCCGTCACCATGGGCGCCCTGGCCGCCGAGCTGCTGCTGGAGGAGACGGAGACGGAGCCCGGCCCCCGACGGCACGAGCACCGCCGGGTGGTGCTCCAGCCCGAGCTGGTCGTCCGGCGCTCCAGCCTGTCCGCCCGCTGA
- a CDS encoding alpha/beta fold hydrolase: MTATYRQPGVVLTDHHFTVPLDHDAPSGETIELYAREVVASDKARQDLPWLVYLQGGPGFGANRFVGRPAWLGRALKEYRVLLLDQRGTGHSTPANRQTLPLRGGPAEQADYLTHFRSDSIVRDCEAIRPKLTGGAPWTVLGQSFGGFCAVNYLSVAPEGLSAAVITGGLPSLDAHADDVYRAAYPRIERKVAAHYARYPQDVERARRIAEHLLHHEVVLPNGYRLTVEAFQSLGIVLGGGEGSHRLHFLLEHAFVRTPQGPALSDAFQEEVQGLLSYAGHPLYALVHEAIYGQDNRPTAWSAERVRAEFPQFEAAKALAGDGPLLFTGESIHPWMFDTDPALRPLRETAELLAARTDWRPLYDADRLAANEVPVAAAVYHDDMYVDTAHSLHTARTVRGLRTWVTDEFEHDGVRAGGPRVLDRLLALTRDEA, translated from the coding sequence TTGACCGCGACCTACCGCCAGCCCGGTGTCGTCCTCACCGACCACCACTTCACCGTGCCCCTCGACCACGACGCCCCCTCGGGCGAGACGATCGAGCTCTACGCCCGTGAAGTGGTCGCCAGTGACAAGGCGCGGCAGGACCTGCCGTGGCTGGTCTACCTCCAGGGCGGCCCCGGCTTCGGCGCGAACCGTTTCGTCGGACGCCCGGCCTGGCTCGGCCGCGCCCTCAAGGAGTACCGGGTCCTCCTGCTCGACCAGCGCGGCACCGGCCACTCCACGCCCGCCAACCGCCAGACCCTCCCGCTGCGCGGCGGCCCGGCCGAACAGGCCGACTACCTCACGCACTTCCGCTCCGACTCGATCGTCCGCGACTGCGAGGCCATCCGCCCGAAACTCACCGGCGGCGCCCCCTGGACCGTCCTCGGCCAGAGCTTCGGCGGCTTCTGCGCCGTCAACTACCTCTCCGTCGCCCCCGAAGGGCTCAGCGCCGCCGTGATCACCGGTGGCCTGCCCTCCCTCGACGCCCACGCCGACGACGTCTACCGGGCCGCCTACCCGCGCATCGAACGCAAGGTCGCCGCCCACTACGCCCGCTACCCGCAGGACGTCGAGCGCGCCCGCCGGATCGCCGAGCACCTCCTGCACCACGAGGTCGTCCTGCCCAACGGCTACCGCCTGACCGTCGAGGCCTTCCAGTCGCTCGGCATCGTCCTCGGCGGCGGCGAGGGCAGCCACCGGCTGCACTTCCTCCTGGAACACGCCTTCGTCCGCACCCCGCAGGGCCCGGCCCTCTCCGACGCCTTCCAGGAAGAGGTCCAGGGCCTCCTGTCGTACGCGGGCCACCCCCTCTACGCGCTCGTCCACGAGGCGATCTACGGCCAGGACAACCGCCCCACCGCATGGTCGGCGGAACGTGTCCGCGCCGAGTTCCCGCAGTTCGAGGCCGCCAAGGCGCTCGCCGGCGACGGACCGCTGCTGTTCACCGGCGAGTCGATCCACCCCTGGATGTTCGACACGGACCCGGCGCTGCGCCCCCTGCGCGAAACCGCCGAACTCCTCGCCGCCCGCACCGACTGGCGGCCCCTCTACGACGCCGATCGCCTCGCCGCCAACGAGGTCCCGGTCGCCGCGGCGGTCTACCACGACGACATGTACGTCGACACCGCCCACTCCCTCCACACCGCCCGCACCGTCCGCGGACTGCGCACCTGGGTCACCGACGAGTTCGAGCACGACGGCGTCCGGGCCGGCGGCCCGCGCGTCCTCGACCGGCTGCTGGCCCTCACCCGTGACGAGGCGTAA
- a CDS encoding PIG-L deacetylase family protein — protein sequence MTEPTISQLQPMPEDWQRALAVVAHPDDLEYGCSAAVAAWTDAGREVTYVLASRGEAGIDTLEPAKCAPLREQEQRASAAVVGVSAVEFLDHRDGVIEYGTALRRDIAAAIRRHRPELVITLNHEDTWGGFAWNTPDHVAVGRATLDAAGDAGNRWIFPELVEQGLEPWNGVRWVAVAGSASATHAVDATPGLERAVHSLLEHRAYIEALTDEDPETYVRGFLTGVAERTAERFGGTPAVAFQLFSR from the coding sequence ATGACAGAGCCGACGATCAGTCAACTCCAGCCCATGCCAGAGGACTGGCAGCGCGCGCTCGCGGTCGTGGCGCACCCGGACGACCTCGAATACGGCTGCTCCGCGGCCGTCGCCGCCTGGACCGACGCGGGCCGCGAGGTCACCTACGTCCTGGCGAGCCGCGGCGAGGCGGGCATCGACACCCTGGAGCCGGCCAAGTGCGCCCCGCTGCGCGAGCAGGAGCAGCGGGCCAGTGCCGCGGTCGTGGGGGTGTCGGCCGTGGAGTTCCTGGACCACCGGGACGGGGTGATCGAGTACGGCACCGCCCTGCGCCGGGACATCGCCGCCGCGATCCGCCGGCATCGGCCGGAACTGGTCATCACCCTCAACCACGAGGACACCTGGGGCGGCTTCGCCTGGAACACCCCGGACCATGTGGCGGTGGGCCGGGCCACCCTGGACGCGGCCGGTGACGCGGGCAACCGCTGGATCTTCCCGGAGCTGGTGGAACAGGGCCTGGAGCCGTGGAACGGCGTCCGCTGGGTGGCCGTCGCCGGATCGGCCTCGGCCACCCACGCCGTGGACGCCACGCCCGGGCTGGAGCGCGCGGTGCACTCACTGCTCGAACACCGCGCGTACATCGAGGCGTTGACGGACGAGGACCCGGAGACCTACGTCCGGGGATTCCTCACCGGAGTGGCGGAGCGGACGGCGGAGCGCTTCGGCGGGACACCGGCCGTGGCCTTCCAGCTGTTCAGCAGATGA
- the sigJ gene encoding RNA polymerase sigma factor SigJ has product MSDTDVLADRFEEHREHLKAVAYRMLGSLAEAEDAVQDAWLKLGRTDTDEIRNLGGWLTTVVGRVCLDMLRSRTTRREDPLDDTYVPDPVITPLSRVDPEQEVLQADSVGLALLVVLETLEPAERLAFVLHDMFAVPFDDIAAIVERTPAATRQLASRARRRVKGATPSAEPDLGRQRQVVDAFLSAARGGDFEALLAVLHPDVLLRTDSGALVGGAAASKLVRGAKPVAEQALLFRQFAQFAELVLVNGAVGMVNVSEGQLLSVMGITIVDGRITEMQILADPERLAGLGMPGSQG; this is encoded by the coding sequence ATGAGTGACACCGACGTCCTGGCGGACCGCTTCGAGGAGCACCGGGAGCATCTCAAGGCGGTCGCCTACCGCATGCTCGGCTCACTCGCCGAGGCCGAGGACGCCGTCCAGGATGCCTGGCTGAAGCTGGGCCGTACCGACACGGACGAGATCCGCAACCTCGGCGGCTGGCTCACCACGGTCGTCGGCCGGGTCTGCCTCGACATGCTGCGCTCCCGCACCACGCGCCGCGAGGACCCGCTGGACGACACCTACGTCCCGGACCCGGTGATCACCCCGCTCTCGCGGGTCGACCCCGAGCAGGAGGTGCTCCAGGCGGACTCCGTCGGCCTCGCCCTCCTCGTGGTCCTGGAGACCCTGGAGCCCGCCGAACGGCTCGCGTTCGTGCTGCACGACATGTTCGCCGTGCCCTTCGACGACATCGCGGCGATCGTGGAGCGCACCCCGGCCGCCACCCGGCAGCTGGCCAGTCGCGCCCGGCGCCGGGTCAAGGGCGCCACCCCGTCCGCCGAGCCCGACCTCGGCCGGCAGCGGCAGGTCGTCGACGCCTTCCTGAGCGCCGCCCGCGGCGGGGACTTCGAGGCCCTGCTCGCGGTCCTGCACCCGGACGTCCTGCTGCGGACCGACTCCGGTGCACTGGTAGGCGGGGCGGCGGCGTCCAAGCTGGTGCGCGGCGCGAAGCCGGTCGCCGAACAGGCCCTGCTGTTCCGCCAGTTCGCCCAGTTCGCGGAGCTCGTACTGGTCAACGGCGCGGTCGGGATGGTCAACGTGTCCGAGGGGCAGCTGCTTTCGGTCATGGGCATCACCATCGTGGACGGCCGGATCACCGAGATGCAGATCCTGGCCGACCCCGAGCGGCTCGCCGGCCTCGGCATGCCGGGTTCGCAGGGCTGA
- a CDS encoding DUF5999 family protein → MCSHQPACPAAERPDHHCAVIVSAHPEQGWSLLCNGTIVFDDTGELLPDGRAVSPHRPVGAMLVAV, encoded by the coding sequence ATGTGCAGCCACCAGCCCGCGTGCCCCGCCGCCGAGCGCCCCGACCACCACTGCGCGGTGATCGTCTCGGCCCACCCCGAACAGGGCTGGAGCCTGCTGTGCAACGGCACCATCGTCTTCGACGACACCGGTGAACTCCTCCCGGACGGGCGGGCGGTGAGCCCGCACCGCCCGGTCGGCGCGATGCTGGTGGCCGTCTGA
- a CDS encoding pentapeptide repeat-containing protein: MQDQTALSAGLRGDCARCFGLCCVALPFAASADFARDKPAGKPCPNLQGDHRCGIHARLRQEGYTGCTVYDCFGAGQKVSQVTFGGEDWRGAGGDHARRMFDVFPVVRQLHELLWYLTEALALPAAEPVHADVRTLLAETEDLTRGTPDELGELDVAAHRQKVNVLLLRTSELVRAGTRGKKKDRRGADLMGARLRNADLRGANLRGAYLIAADLTGADLRGADLIGADLRDTDLTDADLTDAFFLTQPQLNAARGSEGTRLPGSVSRPGHWATA, translated from the coding sequence ATGCAAGATCAGACAGCCCTTTCCGCCGGCCTGCGCGGTGACTGCGCCCGATGCTTCGGGCTGTGCTGTGTCGCCCTGCCCTTCGCGGCCTCGGCGGACTTCGCCCGGGACAAGCCGGCCGGCAAGCCCTGCCCCAACCTCCAGGGCGACCACCGGTGCGGCATCCACGCCCGGCTGCGGCAGGAGGGCTACACCGGTTGCACGGTCTACGACTGTTTCGGCGCCGGGCAGAAGGTCTCGCAGGTCACGTTCGGCGGCGAGGACTGGCGTGGCGCCGGAGGTGATCACGCGCGCCGTATGTTCGACGTGTTCCCGGTCGTGCGCCAGCTGCACGAGCTGCTCTGGTACCTCACCGAGGCGCTCGCCCTCCCCGCCGCCGAGCCGGTCCACGCCGATGTGCGGACCCTGCTGGCGGAGACGGAGGACCTCACCCGCGGCACGCCGGACGAACTCGGCGAGCTGGATGTCGCCGCACACCGCCAGAAGGTCAACGTGCTGCTGCTGCGGACCAGCGAACTGGTCCGGGCCGGCACCCGAGGCAAGAAGAAGGACCGCCGGGGCGCGGACCTGATGGGCGCCCGCCTCAGGAACGCCGACCTGCGCGGCGCGAACCTCCGCGGCGCCTACCTCATCGCCGCCGACCTCACCGGCGCCGACCTGCGCGGCGCGGACCTGATCGGCGCCGACCTGCGCGACACGGACCTCACGGACGCCGACCTCACCGACGCCTTCTTCCTCACCCAGCCGCAGCTCAACGCGGCGCGGGGGAGTGAGGGCACACGGCTGCCGGGATCGGTGTCGCGACCGGGGCACTGGGCGACGGCCTGA
- a CDS encoding cytochrome P450, with amino-acid sequence MAESSNRTALPKGFRSAEQGWPELHRIPHPPRRLPLLGDVLGANRRTPLQDSLRYARQLGPIYRRKAFNREFVFVWGARLAADLADETRFAKHVGLGVANLRPVAGDGLFTAYNHEPNWQLAHDVLAPGFSREAMEGYHPMMLAVAGQLTDHWDGELAAGRTVDVPGDMTKLTLETIARTGFGHDFGSFQRSRPHPFITAMVGTLTYAQRLNSVPWPALLRQAGRQNDADISYLNRTVDDLVRERRKAGGGDGDLLDRMLETAHPETGERLSSENVRRQVITFLVAGHETTSGALSFALHYLSRHPEAGARARAEVDRVWGDTETPGYDQVAKLRYLRRVLDESLRLWPTAPAFAREAVEDTVLAGEHPMRRGAWTLVLTPMLHRDPEVWGADADRFDPDRFDPKAVRNRAPHTFKPFGTGARACIGRQFALHEATLVLGLLLRRYELRADPAYRLRVTERLTLMPEGLRLGLERRRTGMPPGTAAAGEAEEVPGARRPAAEPGCPVARVGDEAPGAEARCPVRGAGD; translated from the coding sequence ATGGCGGAGTCGAGCAACCGGACCGCGCTGCCCAAGGGGTTCCGCAGTGCCGAACAGGGCTGGCCCGAGCTGCACCGGATCCCGCATCCGCCCCGGCGGCTCCCGCTGCTCGGCGATGTGCTCGGAGCGAACCGGCGCACCCCGCTCCAGGACTCCCTGCGCTACGCCCGGCAGCTGGGGCCGATCTACCGGCGCAAGGCCTTCAACCGGGAGTTCGTGTTCGTCTGGGGCGCGCGGCTCGCGGCCGACCTCGCGGACGAGACGCGGTTCGCGAAGCATGTGGGGCTCGGGGTGGCCAATCTGCGGCCGGTCGCCGGGGACGGGCTGTTCACGGCGTACAACCACGAGCCGAACTGGCAGCTGGCGCACGATGTGCTCGCCCCGGGCTTCAGCCGGGAGGCGATGGAGGGCTACCACCCGATGATGCTGGCCGTGGCGGGGCAGCTCACGGACCATTGGGACGGTGAGCTCGCGGCGGGCCGCACGGTGGATGTGCCCGGCGACATGACCAAGCTGACGCTGGAGACGATCGCGCGGACCGGTTTCGGCCATGACTTCGGCTCCTTCCAGCGCTCGCGGCCGCATCCCTTCATCACCGCGATGGTGGGCACGCTGACCTACGCCCAGCGGCTCAACTCTGTGCCGTGGCCCGCGTTGTTGCGCCAGGCCGGGCGCCAGAACGACGCCGACATCTCCTATCTGAACCGCACGGTCGACGACCTGGTGCGGGAGCGCCGGAAGGCCGGCGGCGGGGACGGGGATCTCCTGGACCGGATGCTGGAGACCGCCCACCCGGAGACCGGTGAACGGCTGTCCTCGGAGAACGTCCGGCGCCAGGTGATCACCTTCCTGGTCGCCGGGCACGAGACCACCTCGGGCGCGCTCTCCTTCGCCCTGCACTACCTCTCCCGCCATCCGGAGGCCGGGGCCCGCGCCCGCGCGGAGGTCGACCGGGTGTGGGGCGACACGGAGACGCCCGGCTACGACCAGGTGGCCAAGCTGCGTTACCTGCGCCGGGTCCTGGACGAGTCGCTACGACTGTGGCCGACCGCTCCCGCCTTCGCCCGGGAGGCCGTCGAGGACACGGTGCTGGCCGGGGAGCATCCGATGCGGCGGGGCGCGTGGACGCTGGTCCTCACCCCGATGCTGCACCGCGACCCCGAGGTGTGGGGCGCGGACGCCGACCGCTTCGACCCGGACCGCTTCGACCCGAAGGCCGTACGCAACCGCGCCCCGCACACCTTCAAGCCCTTCGGCACGGGGGCGCGGGCCTGTATCGGCCGGCAATTCGCCCTGCACGAGGCCACGCTGGTGCTCGGGCTGCTGCTCCGCCGCTACGAGCTGCGCGCCGACCCGGCCTACCGGTTGCGGGTGACCGAGCGGCTCACGCTGATGCCGGAGGGCTTGCGGCTGGGCCTGGAGCGGCGGCGGACGGGGATGCCGCCGGGCACGGCCGCGGCCGGGGAGGCGGAGGAGGTGCCGGGGGCGCGGAGGCCGGCGGCGGAGCCGGGGTGTCCGGTAGCTCGCGTCGGCGACGAGGCGCCGGGCGCGGAGGCGCGCTGCCCTGTGCGCGGGGCGGGCGATTGA
- a CDS encoding TetR/AcrR family transcriptional regulator — MAANQGERTRRRLSTEERREQLLAVGARLFSESPYDDVWIERVAEIAGVSRGLLYHYFPTKRDFFAAVVERESARMLRMTAAVPGIPVREQLAAGLDTFLEYVEAHAHGFRAFHRADAAGDQTVRKVYQQALAAQERQILAALAADPEFGAGFEARPETTLAVRGWLAFITAVCLEWLRGSELSREQVRDLCARALLGVLGV, encoded by the coding sequence ATGGCCGCCAACCAGGGGGAGCGCACCCGCCGCCGGCTCAGTACCGAGGAGCGCCGGGAACAGCTCCTCGCCGTCGGTGCGCGGCTGTTCTCGGAGAGCCCGTACGACGACGTGTGGATCGAGCGCGTCGCCGAGATCGCCGGTGTCTCGCGCGGGCTGCTCTACCACTACTTCCCGACCAAGCGGGACTTCTTCGCGGCGGTCGTCGAGCGCGAGAGCGCGCGGATGCTGAGGATGACCGCGGCGGTTCCCGGCATCCCGGTGCGGGAGCAACTGGCCGCGGGGCTCGACACGTTCCTGGAGTACGTCGAGGCCCACGCGCACGGCTTCCGCGCCTTCCACCGTGCCGACGCGGCCGGGGACCAGACCGTACGCAAGGTCTATCAGCAGGCCCTGGCCGCGCAGGAGCGGCAGATTCTGGCGGCGCTGGCCGCCGACCCCGAGTTCGGCGCCGGCTTCGAGGCGCGGCCCGAGACCACCCTCGCCGTGCGCGGCTGGCTGGCGTTCATCACGGCCGTCTGTCTGGAGTGGCTGAGGGGCTCGGAGCTGTCCCGGGAGCAGGTGCGCGATCTGTGCGCCCGTGCGCTGCTGGGAGTTCTCGGCGTCTGA
- a CDS encoding DUF2470 domain-containing protein yields the protein MGDSWTAAPSAAERVRSVLATAWSCAVTADGGREELVGAHTVAEDGRVFLDVPDDSAMLTAAICAPRGEPSAVLEFADVSPVPVRNRIRARMWLAGWFVPEDDRLAFTATRIVLRQPSGAVVVDLDEFAAALPDPLAGTEARLLTHLADCHGDAVERLTRLVEPDSLHGAVKVQPVAVDRHGLTLRIERVRAHGDVRLAFHRPADDVAQLTERMHVLLGQAASASCPRALQRQRTDGDG from the coding sequence ATGGGTGACAGCTGGACGGCCGCGCCGTCCGCGGCGGAGCGGGTGCGCTCGGTGCTCGCCACCGCATGGTCGTGCGCGGTGACCGCGGACGGCGGCCGTGAGGAGCTCGTCGGCGCGCACACGGTCGCCGAGGACGGCCGGGTGTTCCTCGACGTGCCCGACGACAGCGCCATGCTCACGGCCGCGATCTGCGCACCGCGCGGAGAGCCGTCCGCCGTGCTGGAGTTCGCCGACGTCTCGCCCGTTCCCGTGCGCAACCGTATCCGGGCCCGTATGTGGCTCGCCGGCTGGTTCGTCCCCGAGGACGACCGGCTGGCGTTCACAGCCACGCGGATCGTGCTGCGGCAGCCGTCCGGCGCCGTCGTCGTGGACCTCGACGAGTTCGCCGCCGCCCTGCCCGACCCGCTGGCCGGCACCGAGGCCCGGCTGCTGACGCATCTCGCGGACTGCCACGGCGACGCGGTCGAGCGTCTCACCCGGCTCGTCGAACCCGACAGCCTGCACGGCGCGGTGAAGGTCCAGCCCGTCGCGGTCGACCGGCACGGGCTGACCCTGCGCATCGAACGCGTCCGTGCGCACGGCGACGTACGCCTGGCCTTCCACCGGCCCGCCGACGACGTCGCGCAGCTCACCGAGCGTATGCACGTCCTGCTCGGCCAGGCCGCCTCGGCCTCCTGCCCCCGTGCGCTACAGCGGCAGCGCACAGACGGCGACGGGTGA